In Sus scrofa isolate TJ Tabasco breed Duroc chromosome 12, Sscrofa11.1, whole genome shotgun sequence, the DNA window taaatgaaagcatgaaatgtgaaaaattaaatacattattcaGGAAGAATAATGAGTGCCTTCATTTAGCTAAAGTTGAATGTAAAAGTCAATTTGCACTTCTTTATAAATAATACTCTTGTTTAGAATTATGAATTATAAAAGCCTTGATGATTTTAGCTTAATTATATTTCAGGTACCCTGAAGAGGTCAATGGATTCTACATTGCATTGCCTTTAAGCATAATTCTTTATAATactaaatgttcttttttcttctttttggaagaAAGACTACTGGAAAACATGCAGAATAAATTATGCATTCATTTATATCATAATTACAAACCAAAATAAATTACTATTAAAACAGTTTAATACATCTTTTTTCAGAGAACTTTTGATGTCAGTAAACTTTCACAATCCTATACTTATATTTTAGCATTTGGGAACTTGGAACTtcacaagaaatgctaaaagccTAGTatataaattaatcattttatttaaatgtcatgGTACCAAAATTTCAAAGTAATTATTTAGtactctaaatataaaataactgtaGATCTTAAAGGATATAGTCAAATTTGAAATCAGAATGCAATCTTTGAGCAAGCTATTAGGGCTTAGAGAGTCTTCTTCCATTTCGAGCTTTTAAAATAGTGACTGTATTTAAGAAACAAAGCAGTGTCTTTTAATACTACTTAAATTCCAGGTATGGTTTCAAATAGTCGTACATTCTAATGTAGGGTAAATAAGTTGGGAGAAAAAGAACCATTGgtacataatatttaaaataggagGCTTCACGTTATTGTAAATATTTCTCTTCTGAGAAGACAAGATacatgatttttcaaaaatcacaaaTCTGAAGCAGGACTTAGTTGCTGACTTCAATTATAGCCTGGGACCGGCAACTTCTGCCCCTCTTTGGCTtcaaaaaaagtataagaaagaGTGATGAGATCAACATTCACCATTCTTGGATCTTCAGCAAATTCAGGATCAATGTAGAAAAACACTGGCATATCTACTTCCTCTTGTGGATTAAGCCTTTGCTCTTCAAAACAGAAGCACTAGAAGTTATAGAAAggtattcatttattaatatttctattttattatatataacaaaAACTAATGCTTCATTTATTGGCTTTAATAAGGATACTGTTAATTATAATCTATAAATTCTGTGATAGAATCTTTCACCTCAGATTGAGTTTTGCTTTAAGGATTGAGAACGAGCaaattcttctcattttaaaagcagATATTCGCACGGTTTGGCTCTCAAGCTCTGCACAGCTATTATAAGCAATGGAAAAACAATTTGAAGTTTAGAAGAAAGGAACTTTCAAAAATTAGTacctattaaaaaaatactgcagTAAATTTAGTAGGAAACAACTTTATATACTTTTATCACATTCTcatgtctgcatttttttttgcattttaaaatatgttttacctgtattttattgaaatactgtCCAGCTTCAAATGGTACAACATTGTATGTAGAAATTCCAATTACTGGTTTGTCAGTAGGATTCTTAGCTTTATAAAACGCCAGTGCAGTCTCTCCTGGCACCACctgttttaaggaaaatatatcttttcagcattttaaatttcactctccttctttccttattttcatttcagaCCATAATGCCTAATCTAATGTCAAGGGTCAGCAAAATAAACTGAATACTACCCACGAACATCTGATTTTCTGATGTTACTTGGCATATATCAGTGAAGAACCAATGCACTATAATGCACCCTTAGTTATGGATCATCCTATTGTATGTCCAAAGTTTTCAAGTGAGAAtctgcaaatgttttaaaaaatgtatccaaAGGAATTctcgtcatggcttagtggttaaaaaatccgactaggaaccatgaggttgcaggtttgatccctggccttgctcagtgggttaaggatccggcgttgctgtgagctgtggtgtgggttgcagacgcggctcggatcccacattgctgtggctctggcgtaggctggtggctacagctccaattagacccctagcctgggaacctccatctgctgcaggagcagccctagaaaaggcaaaaagacaaaaaataaaataaaaaataaacaaacaaaatgtatccAAGAACAAGTCTAACTTCTTAACCCTTATCCCTGAATATCATTATATGATTGATTAGATTCTTTTTAGAAAAGGTTACCAACCTTAGTTTACAGCCAGAGTAAATTAAATGTATAACTGACAGAATAGAACTTTTAACCAAAAAAGcactaatactttttaaaaatattctttatatatatagtataacaGATAAACTGCAAAGCTTTAAAAAAGTCAATTTCCAAAGGATGCTGTCACATGTACTGATTTAGCCACTAATACTTTGTATACCACTAACTACGGTGATTGGAACTAATATTCAGAACTATATTCAAAACATCAATTattggagttaccgtcgtggcgcagtggttaacgaatctgactgggaaccatgaggttgctgattcaatccctgcccttgctcagtgggttgaggatctggcattgccgtgagctgttgtgtgggtagcagacgtggctgggatcccgcattgctgtggctgtggcgtaggctgctggctacagctccaattcgacccctagcctgggaacctccatatgccacaggagtggcccaagaaaaggcagaaaaaaaaacaaaaaaaacaaaaaaaaccctcaattatTACAGTCAGTCAGGATTACTAACCTGGGTAAGATTGATAGCAGTTTTCCAATAAGCGTTAACAATTGAGCTTTTCTCGCTATACCTCAATTCATGAGATAATTTCAGTTAAATCCTCTAGGATTCCATCAGTCAAGGTTTTAGGAGAACTTTAAGGTGTATAGTCTTTCTGAAGTAGAATGTgactatttactattttttaagggACTGGGATATTTTTTATGTAAATCAGTAAACTAGTTTTCACTGTAACTACTGATTTTCAACGTATTTCCTATCATCCATACCTCAGGTAGAGTAGGACAGCTGCTTCTACTCTCGAAATTAGTGACCAGAGAACTTCTTAGTGAACACTTAATATGCTCCTAATAAAAAGATGACATTTTCCATCGTTCCAAACTAACTTTTATTATAATGCCATGTAACTTAAAACGTTAAAAGTATACTCTGTTACATTAGGTAGAGGGCACTGTCAAAAAGTAGTGTGTGGGAATAAAAGAATGGAATCTGTCAGTATTTTGAAATTAAGTTTAGATGAGTATTTCCCAAATCATGAAATAGTAGTGATATAAGAATTTTTACATGGAAcaaagtaatcttttaaaaactgctttaatCACTTACGTATATTTCTGTTTGCTGAGGTCTGAAGTTCCACTGGAGACTTGCATGCACATCTGCATTAAAGGTGACTTTAATGATGCGATCCTTAACAGGTACCATGTTTTCAATCTGGTCTGATGCATGACCTGCTACTGCTGATCCTCCAAGTCCAGTAGTCTAGAAAAAGATATAAAGGTATAATATGCTGAACAGTAATACcacagattggagttcccatcgtggcgcagtggttaacgaatctgactaggaaccatgaggttgcgggttcaatccctggccttgctcagtgggttagggatccggtgttgccatgagctgtggtgaaggtcacagacacggctaggatctaatgtggctgtggcgcaggccgctggctacagctctgattagacccctagcctgggaactttcatatgccctgggagcagccctagaaaaggcaaaaagaccaaaaaaaaaaaaaaaaaaaaaaccacccacaaATTTAGGTACTGATGATCTATTTATTGGatgaaacaaaatttcaaaaacaatttaataatCCAGTAGGATCCAAGTTAATATACTGTCACCCACCATTCCCTATGAATATGCCAATGGTTTAACCACATTTTGAGTGTCAAGGGCCTGTATTTGTTAAAGtcatttgttaaatgatttttcagTAATCATTTGGTTATCTGGCATAGTCAAAATGAATCACTTGGAAGAGAGCAAACTCTCCATAGatagaatttgaaatttttagcTGAACTTTTCATTAAACATAATTCCTTTATTGCTGGTATTTAATATCAACtattattaagagaaataaaatttacccACAACCCTGTCACTTCAATAAGATGatttaaataattccattttccaCATTCCTGTCTGGTCCTTTTCCATATCATAACTTTTTAGAGCACAGGTAGGTTTGTAGCTTCACTTCTGTAGTCTTCTTTCCTCAAGTATCATAAGTATTTTTCCATGTTGGTAaatgtttttgtaaaatttttttttctgtaatttcttaGTGTAGTACAGCTTTATGTAGATATCACCAATTAAGCAGAGACTTGATCTTTTTGGCCACTGAATCAACTAATCATAACGCATCATAATAATCTGTCTTGACATTTCTTGTCTGTCTTCATTGCCATTAATTATTTCCTTATCAGAGATGCTTAAAAAATCCTTACCTCCAGTGTCATTCTTCTGAAGGCTGAGGTTGCCAGAATTCTGGTTTCCTGATAATTTATCTGTTActaaactaggaaaaaaatactaactTTGAGGCTAGGGAAGACTCCCAGCAAAATACAGTATTACTATCTGGCCTTGTTACACAGTCAGCTAGCTTCACTAAACTGCCATGCAATATTACCAAATGACATTATGTCCCTACAAGATGCATCAGAGGGCAAGCCTTTATTTACCTATAATAGATAAGTACATTCTTCTACTCAAGAGAGATATAATCCTTAAGTTTTAAGATATTACTCTATTTCCTGAATAATCTGAGTTCCTTGAAGAAagattctttaacattttttaacagGCAgtctttgaatatatatttttcaaatttgttagTGTGATGATTTGAGAAATCAAACATAGAAAAGGGCAGTGAAAAGAAAATGTCCTGTACTTCAGTCTAATTTCTTTCACTAACTAGCTCCAAAACTAAATAAATCTTACTTTAAGCTACACTTTCCATGCTCATAAAATGAGCTCAATGTGGTTTATATAATCCCTTATTTTTGGCTCTAAAGTTCTGTGATTCTGAAAGTGAAAGACATGCTTTTGCAGAAATGGCACTACTGGACATCTAACTGTGATTTAAGTTCAGGATCACAAATTACAATTAttgggaattcctactgtggcccagcagaaatgaatctgactagtatccacaatgatgcaattttgatccctagccttgctcagtggggtaaggatccgccattgccatgagctgtggtgtaggctgcagatgcggctccactccaacgttgctgtggtgtaggccagcagctgtagctccgatttgacccctagcctgggaatatgctgtgggtgtggccttaaaaaagaaaaaggaaaaaaaaaaatacagttgtttTTACTTTCCTGCCCTGCACTTTGATACTTGTGCATGAAATATTGTCATTCACTTCAGCTGGGGGCAGGGCTTCTCAATCTCGGCACTAATGCCATTTTGGACAGGataattctttacttttttttttttttttttttttttttttttttttggtgaggtggGGGAATGGGTCTGTTATCTGCAGGGTTGgaggtttagcagcatccttagcctctacccactagataccAGTAGCGATCTCCCCTCTAAAATGGTACATattcactgaagaataaaattaacCACCCATCTTCTTACACCATCCCTCCATGGTTTGGGCTGAACTACACTTGCTGTTTTAGATTCAGTTATGCTTATTATTTAACCAACTGGTAGCTTGGGGATTCATCCTTGGTCCAGGCTGCCCTCTGATGAAAATTAATTCACATTCTATGCTCATCCTCCAGAAATCAAGCTACTGCACTTTCCCATATAAATGTTGATATTAAGAGACTGAAAAGTCCTTTAGATTTCTGCTGTTTCAGTCATtatcaaaaacaaaggcaaaagttAATCTTCATAGGGACAGGGGAAGTAAGCCAGGTATTAACAACTGTAGCGGGAAAAAGCAGTTAACCAGTGACTCCCAAACGCTTCCGCACACTGGAATCCTTTAAAGAATTACTAATGTCTGAGTCCCACTTGATTTAATTGGTTAGGGATGTGACCTGGGTGTCAGGATTGTGAAAAGTTCACTAGGTGATTCCCATGGACAACAAAGTTTGGAAACCACtatcattcattcactgaatgaACCCAATGTGTAGCTCTCCTTTATggcatgtttttaaaacaaatttccgGCCCCTATCCAAGTATCCTAATCAAAATCTCTGGGGTAGGGGGGCCCTGACAGGTTTACTTAAGAAGCTCCATCCGTGAGCCTAATGCCTAGACAAAGCAGCAAACAACTATTTAAGAActtaggagaggagttcccatcttggcgcagcagaaacaaatctgactaggaaccatgagatttcaggttcgatccctggcctcattcagtgggttaaggatctggcgttgccatgagctgtggtgtaggtggctgatgaggctcaaatcctgtgttgctgtggtgtaggctggcagccgtacctccgatttgacccttagtctgggaacctccctatgcctcaaaggcagccctaaaaaacaaaacaaaacaaaaaacaaagaacttagGAGAAGAGGTGAAGTCTGCGCTTGTGGTTGGTTCTCAAACATTAGTTTGCATCAAAATCTGCTACAGAAATTGTCAAAACACTGACTGCTGGACCCTGCCCacagagtttgtttttgtttttgtttttaatggccacacccctgctgcataaggaagttgcagggccagggatctaatcctgAGCTGCAGCataaagccacagctgtggcaatgctgtatccttaacccactgagccagctgAGGATGGAATCCGTGCCTTCGCAGCCACCCGAATCACTaccaccagatttttaacccactgcactacagtgggaactcccagagttcaaCAGTTCTGGGGTTGGACCCAACAATTTGCATTAAAGTTCCCCTCCTAGATAATGACGCTGATGCCCACTGAATTTTGCAAACAACTGCACTAGAGTGTCTGATCTAAAAGATAAGGACTTTACAGTTACCTATTAATAAGGGAGAAACGCCTCGCAGTCCTAATTCGCACTCGTGATAGATAAAAAGTTACTCCCAGGTGAAGTATGAGCAGCAAGCATACTCCCATTCTGTCAACCTTTGCACAGAAACTATAGTGGTTTACAGAAGGAATATAATAACAtaaattacatttgaaaaactGGCACGTGTGTGAGCAGGAGGAGCATAAAGCAGATTGCCAAATACCAGAGTATAGGCTGCAAGCCTTTTCGATGGTGTAGCTGAGATTGAGAGATTTCACTGGGCAGTGGGGTATAGGCACGGTCACTCCAAGAGCTTAGGTTCCACTGGTAGCTTTGTCACTAACTTCTTTGGGGACCTTGGGCAACTAAGTCACTTTTTAAGGCCTGTTTCCTGTTTGGTGGATAATCTCGGACATCCCTCCAACACTACACGGTGAAGCATCGCTGTATAGGGATCTGCCCTGCACCTCTGCCCCTCCCGATGGGCCGCCCAGCGGGCAGCGCCGGCCCTACCTGGCAATAGAGCCGGTAAAGGGGCACGGCGGCGTAGGACGCCCCCAGCATGCCCACGGCCGCAGCGGCCACGTACGTGAGGACCGTCTTGTTCCGCCGCCGCCAATCCTCCTCCTGCTCGCGCGTGAAGGGGTTCGTACTCTTCGGCCGCCGGAGCGGCTGCACTGCCAGGCTTGGACGCCTCCATGTCCCCAACCTCCTTAGTCCCCTCTCAGCACCTCCTGTGCCGCTCCTGCCGTGCCCGAGATACGGCTCTATCCTCTCCGCGGCCCTGGTCGGGGCCCCAAGGTGGCTCCAGGGCCAGCCGCAGAAAGCGACGCGGCTCCATCCTAGACGCCAGAGCCCTCCCATAGCCCCGGAACAGAACTCCCGCCTGTCAGGGGCAAGAAGCCAGATCTCGCGAGGCCTGCTCTATCTCGCGATCTCTGGGTCGAGCCTGCCGCTGCCTTGGCTACCAGGCTCCTCTGGTGGTGGCGCTTGTAGTCGGGCTACGGAGGCCGGGTTGCCGGGCGCCGGGTAAGTTCGCGTTTTGCTTCGTGACTGTTCCTCCTACTTTGCCTCTTTCCTGTACCTACCTAACTTACTTTTAGGAAAACGGCGTGCGTTCCTCCGCGTGCAAGCCCATCATCCCACGGCTTTGGGTCAGTGATCTTCCTAACCTCCATCAGCCTTTGTCTCGACCTGGTGGCCCCAAGAGACTGCTGTCCCGCGCGCGGTCCTTTGAAGGGGGTACCCTGGTTGCAGGTCCGCTCTCACTGCCCTGGACTCGGGCTCTAGGCTCACCTCTCCCAGGAAGGCTTCCGGTGTTTTAACCACAGACCACTGGAACACTCACGCATCTACACTTCCTCAGTCCTTGGGAATCGGCTTCTACTGCTCTGATGTCCCTAAACCGATTGCCCAGTGAAAATTAACCAGTTCAGGGGCGGGAGGGACGTTGTCAAACTTGGTTTTAAAAGCATAGTGACCGGATATGAGGATCATGTAAAGAAGGGTTGAAAGAAATGGGGATGTTTATCTTGGAAAAGAAGCGCATGGAGGATGTAAATAATAGCTTTCTTCAGTTGTCCTACAGGACAAACTAGGATCTGAGTGGCGCGCACCGCGCAGCTGATTTTGTTGTAATGGAAGGAAGCATCTTTCAAGGAACTATGTAAAATAGTGGTTAAGAGCTGAGATTCTGAAGTTGCACCGGTGTGGATTCATACCTGGGCTCTCTCTATGACCCTGTGTCCCTAGGGCAGTTATATGACCTCTTTAAAATCATGGCAGTAAGTAAGAATATGCATGTAAAGTGATTTTCACaggtaaacatttatttagtagGCTTTGCTGTAGATGTGCCGAGCAGATGTAAGTATCCCCACTTTatggatgaggaagctgaagtccccagaagttaaatgacttggaCTGATACAGCATCTTATTTATTCTACTCTCTTGTGGGCCAGACATTATTCAACCTACTGGGGCTACAGCACAGGGAAAGTCAAAGAAGATCACTTCAGTTATGGAGTGTGTCCTTTCTCCAAGGGACTTTCAAGCAAATAACAGATACATAAATAAGGGAATTTCAGATAACAATCAATACAGTGTAATTGACAAACAAAACGAGGGAAAGTAAGGGAAGGTCTTTCTGAGGATTTGACATTTGAGCCTAGTCCTGAGTGATGATAAGGAGCAGGCTACACAATGACAATTCCAAGCCATGCAGAGGCCCCAGACAAGCAAGAGTTGGTTACCactgaagaacaaaaagaccAGTGTGTTCCTACCATTGTGAGCAGGCAGGAAAAGTGGTAGGAAATGGGCCAGAGCAGGTATACAGGGACCAGATAATAACAGCCTTTTAAGCCATGTccaagagtttggattttattctaagagtcattggaaacattgtaaatcaactataattttaaaaaataaagaagtaataaGCTGTCAGAGTTTGAAGCATACAATGATATCTGattcacactttttatttttatttatttatttttttcctttgttagggtcttacctgcagcatatggaagttcccaggctaggggtcaaatcagagctgtagctgctggccaccacagcaacgccagatctgagtctcatctgtgatctataccacagctcacagcaatgccggatccctcacccactgagcgaggccaggggtccaacctgcatcctcatgggtactagtcggatatgttaccactgagccacaaggggaactccttgattcaCACTTTTCAAAAGATCTTGGCTGTGATGTGGAGAATGGGTTTAAAGGGGAGCGAgcaaaaaagaagacacaatgaTTAGGAGGCAGTTGCATTAGGCCAGCTGAGTGATGATGGTCACCTTGAGTGAGCTATTGATTAACTTGTGGTCACACGGGCAGAAAattacaaagccaaaaaaaaagttcaagtatCTTCTGAGTCTTCTACTTTGGCACAGAAATTTCAAGATTCTGTGATTCTACaaacatatttctgttttatttttatttatttatttatttttctttcttttttttttttttttttttttttttttgtccttttagggccacacccatggcatatggaggttcccaggctaggggtctagactgagctgttgccactggcctacaccagaaccacagcaacgccagatctgagttgggtctgtgacctacaccaaagctcacagcaatgattggatccttaacccactgagcgaggccagggatcgaacttgcaacctcattcTATTCCTAGTcttgttcctagtcagacttgttctgctgcaccacagcagaactccttatttctgttttatgagaatgtttgaaaatcttttttgtctGTATCTCCTTTTGCTCTTACTCCAGATTGGCATTTCTTTCAGGACAAGAcctgtcatattttaaatttcgtACAGCGTAGACTTAAACCCTATATAAACATTAATATCACTGACAGCAACAAAACATTCCCtttaaccattcttttttccagGTAACCCTTCCATGTAGCAACAGGTAGTAGcataaatatatcaataaaaatgtctttgttttggactctcttattttattttgttttgtaaccGCAATTGAAACTCCCCCTTTCCAAGGAACTATATAATCTTGATAGTAAGAGAGTAGTGTTGGCTGCATTTCTTGTGAGCCTGAGTATGCTTGTGATGTGGCATAAATCATTATGATAATTAATGCTGAACGATGAGTTCTGTCATGAATGGAATGGGAGCGCCTCAGGCAAGGCTTGTATAACCCTGTTCTTCAGGTAAAAGTGTTGATTACAAACTTAAAACATCAGGGGTTGGACTGACATTTCAGACTCGCCACCTTTAATTTGCAATATCATTTTTAGCAGTAAATAATTAAACTTTGCGAACCCTTTCTAGTTAGCTATGGTCATGTCTGGTTTTACACAGTAGGTAAAATGGGGTTATCGTTTTTCACAGAAACCATTTTGGGGGGTGATGAGTGAGCAACGTGGGTAAAGgtaggaaaataaggaaaaattggaaaaaaatagtcTGATAGTCACACAAGGTCTTATCTGATTATTGGTTTTGAAACTTTCTGAAGATGTAAGGattataaacatgtatttaaaatttggtttgtaattatattttttaatatttttaatacatcatATAAGTTAAGGACAGTGCATCCTAAATCTTATCAGTCACTGAAGTTTATTTCTTAGCTGGTTGCCTAATAAAGCTATTAGATCCACTTGTCAATATGAAGTACCTAATTATTCCAACAGTAGTAACAACTGTTTATTTGGTAAGTATTTACTACAGTACTTTCTTTGTACCTAAAAGAGGAAGAGTAATGCATTTGAGTAAACGGTAAGATCAAGTGAATTATAGTTTGCTTGAGAATGGACTGGATAATCACTGTTTTCCAATTAGTACACAATAATAGCTTAGGTTGTCTCAGTAAGTCTTGATATCCtagtttcttatttcttttttttttttttttttttttttttttttttttgcctttttctaggactgctgccgcggcatatggaggttcccaggctaggggtctaatcggagctgtacccaccggcctttgccatagccacagcagcgcaggatccgagctgtatctgcgacctacaccacagctcacggcaacgccagatccttaacccactgagcaaggccaggggtcgaacccacaacctcatggttcctaatcagattcattaaccactgcgccatgtcgggaactcctccTAGTTTCTTATTTCCAGGCAGCTTCCTTTAAACCACTTTTTTTTGAGAAGCTACTCTATATAAAAGATTGTGAATAATTGTAtatactaggaaccatgaggtttcaggttcgatccctagcctcgatcagtgggttgaggatcttttgttgctgtgagctgtggtgtaggctggcagctgtagctctgattagacccctagcctcgaatctccatatgccgagggtgtggccctaaaacacacacacacacacaaaagattgtGAATAATTTGATATGATTGACAAAGTAAAACGAAAACAGAAATCATCAgtagaggcatttttttttttttcccaagtaacATCAGGACCAGGGCCAGCTTCATGGTATGTGACCTATTCAGTCAGCACAGAAGGCTGTACCTTTAAAAAGGCCCCTCACTTAGTTGGACCCTGtacttggtttaatgctctatTATCACTACCTTGAGTAATTATCttaataactttgtttttttattactcaatgaattttatgatcatcacaacccaatttcatagcatttccatcccat includes these proteins:
- the LOC100739396 gene encoding cytochrome c oxidase assembly protein COX11, mitochondrial; translation: MGGLWRLGWSRVAFCGWPWSHLGAPTRAAERIEPYLGHGRSGTGGAERGLRRLGTWRRPSLAVQPLRRPKSTNPFTREQEEDWRRRNKTVLTYVAAAAVGMLGASYAAVPLYRLYCQTTGLGGSAVAGHASDQIENMVPVKDRIIKVTFNADVHASLQWNFRPQQTEIYVVPGETALAFYKAKNPTDKPVIGISTYNVVPFEAGQYFNKIQCFCFEEQRLNPQEEVDMPVFFYIDPEFAEDPRMVNVDLITLSYTFFEAKEGQKLPVPGYN